The Myxococcales bacterium genome includes a region encoding these proteins:
- the fdhD gene encoding formate dehydrogenase accessory sulfurtransferase FdhD, translating into MAARRVERLDTAAGTRRPDLDAIVDEAALVIAARGRPIATIMRTPGDDVALVRGLLFAEAGAAVAGRAIAQAEPHRVEVDADADELPSRAVLASAACGVCGRIEVAALEGRARAVAGDWQIDAALVAGLPEAVRAHQPTFASTGGVHAAGLCDRAGAVLAVREDVGRHNAVDKLVGAALADGALPWTERVLVLTGRAGYELLEKAVLAGVPVVVAVSAPSRLAIDVAERFGVTLCGFVRAPRLNVYSHGWRVRTP; encoded by the coding sequence GTGGCAGCGCGCCGGGTAGAACGCCTCGACACCGCCGCCGGCACCCGCCGGCCCGACCTCGACGCCATCGTCGACGAGGCCGCGCTGGTGATCGCCGCCCGCGGCCGGCCGATCGCGACGATCATGCGCACCCCCGGCGACGACGTCGCGCTGGTCCGCGGGCTGCTGTTCGCCGAGGCCGGGGCCGCGGTCGCGGGCCGCGCCATCGCCCAGGCCGAGCCCCACCGGGTCGAGGTCGACGCCGACGCCGACGAGCTGCCCAGCCGCGCGGTCCTGGCGTCGGCCGCGTGCGGGGTGTGCGGGCGCATCGAGGTCGCCGCGCTCGAGGGTCGGGCCCGGGCGGTCGCCGGCGACTGGCAGATCGACGCCGCGCTCGTGGCCGGGCTGCCCGAGGCGGTCCGCGCCCACCAGCCCACGTTCGCCAGCACCGGCGGCGTCCACGCGGCCGGGCTGTGCGATCGCGCCGGCGCGGTCCTGGCCGTGCGCGAGGACGTCGGCCGGCACAACGCCGTCGACAAGCTGGTCGGCGCCGCGCTCGCCGACGGCGCGCTGCCGTGGACCGAGCGGGTCCTGGTGCTGACCGGCCGCGCCGGCTACGAGCTGCTCGAGAAGGCGGTCCTGGCGGGCGTGCCGGTGGTGGTCGCGGTGTCGGCGCCCAGCCGCCTCGCGATCGACGTCGCCGAGCGGTTCGGCGTCACGCTGTGCGGGTTCGTGCGCGCGCCGCGGCTCAACGTGTACAGCCACGGCTGGCGCGTGCGCACGCCTTGA
- a CDS encoding HD domain-containing protein gives MRDRVFRDPVHGLIELRGDDRPIADLLETRAMQRLRRIRQMGLAWLVYPGAEHSRFSHALGALHIAQRVSRQLRLEPELALHVKVAALCHDVGHGPFSHAWEHVFPGADHEAWGGRIVAEDPELRAALNALAPNLADTLGGFWSKTYQPAFVRKLVSSQLDVDRLDYLLRDGHYSGAGYATYDLDWILHALAVEDVRVGADDPRDLVIDYRRGMYAVEQYLFARSYMYAQVYHHKTVRAAEWMLIKAFERYAQLARVGAEPPGLPAAAQLARGAVLPVDDYLRLHDTSVTAAFDTWSGRGFGPPAADAVLRDLAGRLVDRRLFKTFDLGDDPRVVERVRAPALAVAEATFGNAGGAYLAIDTTRQVGYAAADDEELHVVDHPRYGAVTLGRLLEDMPLGQPMATIRLICAPELVEPMRPVVEAALGRPRGRR, from the coding sequence GTGCGCGACCGGGTGTTCCGCGATCCCGTCCACGGGCTGATCGAGCTGCGCGGCGACGATCGCCCGATCGCCGACCTGCTCGAGACCCGCGCCATGCAGCGCCTGCGCCGGATCCGGCAGATGGGCCTGGCCTGGCTGGTGTACCCGGGCGCCGAGCACTCGCGGTTCTCGCACGCGCTGGGCGCGCTGCACATCGCGCAGCGGGTCAGCCGGCAGCTCCGGCTCGAGCCCGAGCTGGCGCTGCACGTCAAGGTCGCGGCCTTGTGCCACGACGTCGGCCACGGCCCGTTCTCGCACGCGTGGGAGCACGTGTTCCCGGGCGCCGACCACGAGGCCTGGGGCGGGCGGATCGTCGCCGAGGACCCCGAGCTGCGGGCCGCGCTCAACGCGCTCGCGCCCAACCTGGCCGACACGCTGGGCGGGTTCTGGAGCAAGACCTACCAGCCGGCGTTCGTGCGCAAGCTGGTGTCGTCGCAGCTCGACGTCGATCGCCTCGACTACCTGCTGCGCGACGGCCACTACTCCGGCGCCGGCTACGCCACCTACGATCTCGACTGGATCCTGCACGCGCTCGCGGTCGAGGACGTCCGGGTCGGCGCCGACGATCCCCGCGACCTGGTGATCGACTACCGGCGCGGCATGTACGCGGTCGAGCAGTACCTGTTCGCGCGCTCGTACATGTACGCGCAGGTCTACCACCACAAGACCGTGCGGGCGGCCGAGTGGATGTTGATCAAGGCGTTCGAGCGCTACGCGCAGCTGGCCCGGGTCGGCGCCGAGCCGCCGGGGCTGCCAGCGGCGGCGCAGCTCGCGCGCGGCGCGGTGCTGCCGGTCGACGACTACCTGCGCCTGCACGACACCTCGGTGACCGCCGCGTTCGACACCTGGTCGGGGCGCGGCTTCGGGCCGCCCGCGGCCGACGCGGTGCTGCGCGATCTGGCCGGGCGCCTGGTCGACCGGCGGCTGTTCAAGACGTTCGATCTCGGCGACGACCCGCGCGTGGTCGAGCGCGTGCGCGCGCCGGCGCTGGCGGTGGCCGAGGCGACGTTCGGCAACGCCGGCGGCGCGTACCTGGCGATCGACACCACGCGCCAGGTCGGCTACGCCGCCGCCGACGACGAGGAGCTGCACGTCGTCGATCACCCGCGCTACGGCGCGGTCACGCTGGGCCGGCTGCTCGAGGACATGCCGCTGGGCCAGCCGATGGCGACGATCCGGCTGATCTGCGCGCCCGAGCTGGTCGAGCCGATGCGCCCGGTGGTCGAGGCGGCGCTGGGCCGCCCGCGCGGGCGCCGCTGA
- a CDS encoding class II aldolase/adducin family protein, which yields MTMRLRDELVRTAQRMSELGLTPGMSGNVSVRSPAGLLVTPSGMPYGDLIGDDLVEIKPDGTMTPGQRTPTSEWQLHRDLLGARPDVQAIVHTHSLFCTSISCQRRPIPAIHYMVVRAGGDEIPCAEYATFGSAQLATNAVAALRGGNACLLANHGMVALGADLPSALRLAAEIETLASQYWHAVQLGPPHVLDHAELDNVRRRFAEYGQRRRARRSW from the coding sequence ATGACGATGCGGCTCCGCGACGAGCTGGTGCGCACGGCCCAGCGGATGAGCGAGCTCGGCCTGACCCCCGGCATGTCCGGCAACGTCAGCGTGCGCAGCCCCGCCGGCCTGCTGGTCACGCCGTCGGGCATGCCCTACGGCGACCTGATCGGCGACGACCTCGTCGAGATCAAGCCGGACGGCACGATGACGCCGGGGCAGCGCACGCCCACGAGCGAGTGGCAGCTCCACCGCGATCTGCTGGGCGCCCGCCCCGACGTGCAGGCGATCGTCCACACGCACTCGCTGTTCTGCACGTCGATCTCGTGCCAGCGCCGGCCGATCCCGGCGATCCACTACATGGTGGTCCGGGCCGGCGGCGATGAGATCCCGTGCGCCGAGTACGCGACCTTCGGCAGCGCCCAGCTCGCGACCAACGCGGTCGCGGCGCTGCGCGGCGGCAACGCCTGCCTGCTCGCGAACCACGGCATGGTCGCGCTCGGCGCCGATCTGCCGTCGGCGCTGCGCCTGGCGGCGGAGATCGAGACCCTGGCGAGCCAGTACTGGCACGCCGTGCAGCTCGGCCCGCCCCACGTGCTCGACCACGCCGAGCTCGACAACGTCCGGCGCCGCTTCGCCGAGTACGGGCAGCGTCGACGCGCCCGCCGCTCGTGGTAG
- the mtnA gene encoding S-methyl-5-thioribose-1-phosphate isomerase, producing MKVEGRWRRTIEPTDDGRAVMVLDQAALPYAIAWLRLDTLDQAVAAIRDMRVRGAPLIGAAAAYGVALALLADPSDAALADAHARLAAARPTAINLRWALDRMRAELAPVPAADRTAAAFTAAARIADEDVAQCEAIGGHGEALLRAAAARRPGQPVRVLTHCNAGWLATVDWGTALAPIYKAHEAGLAVEVWVEETRPRNQGMLTAWELAQHGVPHTVIADNAGGHLMQRGLVDLCIVGTDRTTRNGDVCNKIGTYLKALAAHDCGVPFYVALPSPSIDWTVGEPDEIPIEERDGDEVRFVAGRGPDGRPARVEAVPPGSPVANPAFDVTPRRLVTGLITERGTTAASAAGLAALFPEHVRA from the coding sequence ATGAAGGTTGAGGGCCGCTGGCGGCGGACGATCGAGCCGACCGACGACGGCCGCGCGGTCATGGTGCTCGACCAGGCGGCGCTGCCGTACGCGATCGCGTGGCTGCGCCTCGACACGCTCGACCAGGCCGTCGCCGCGATCCGCGACATGCGGGTCCGGGGCGCGCCGCTGATCGGCGCGGCCGCGGCCTACGGCGTGGCGCTGGCGCTCCTGGCCGACCCCAGCGACGCGGCGCTCGCCGACGCCCACGCGCGGCTGGCGGCGGCGCGACCGACCGCGATCAACCTGCGCTGGGCGCTCGACCGGATGCGCGCCGAGCTGGCGCCGGTGCCGGCCGCCGACCGGACCGCGGCCGCGTTCACCGCCGCCGCGCGGATCGCCGACGAGGACGTCGCCCAGTGCGAGGCGATCGGCGGCCACGGCGAGGCGCTGCTCCGGGCCGCGGCCGCGCGCCGCCCCGGACAGCCGGTGCGGGTGCTCACGCACTGCAACGCGGGCTGGCTGGCCACGGTCGACTGGGGCACGGCGCTCGCGCCGATCTACAAGGCCCACGAGGCCGGGCTCGCGGTCGAGGTCTGGGTCGAGGAGACCCGCCCGCGCAACCAGGGCATGTTGACGGCCTGGGAGCTGGCGCAGCACGGCGTGCCGCACACGGTCATCGCCGACAACGCCGGCGGCCACCTGATGCAGCGCGGCCTGGTCGACCTGTGCATCGTCGGCACCGATCGCACGACCAGGAACGGCGACGTCTGCAACAAGATCGGCACCTACCTCAAGGCGCTCGCGGCCCACGACTGCGGCGTGCCGTTCTACGTGGCGCTGCCGTCGCCCAGCATCGACTGGACCGTGGGCGAGCCCGACGAGATCCCGATCGAGGAGCGCGACGGCGACGAGGTCCGCTTCGTCGCTGGCCGCGGCCCCGACGGCCGCCCGGCCCGGGTCGAGGCGGTGCCGCCGGGCAGCCCGGTCGCCAACCCCGCCTTCGACGTCACGCCGCGGCGCCTGGTCACCGGGCTGATCACCGAGCGCGGCACCACCGCGGCGTCGGCCGCCGGCCTGGCCGCGCTGTTCCCGGAGCACGTCCGCGCATGA
- a CDS encoding adenine phosphoribosyltransferase, which yields MNLKALIRTVPDFPKPGIRFRDITPLLADPAGFHYVTTTLAERYRGKVDKVVAIEARGFIFGAPIAHALGVGLVPMRKPGKLPHAAIGHDYDLEYGTNRVEVHVDGVAAGERVVVVDDLLATGGTAGAALALLERVGAKVVECAFVIDLLDLPGRARLERHCPVFSLCGFTEDEG from the coding sequence GTGAACCTCAAGGCGCTCATCCGCACCGTCCCCGACTTCCCGAAGCCGGGCATCCGGTTCCGCGACATCACCCCGCTGCTGGCCGACCCGGCCGGGTTCCACTACGTCACGACCACCCTGGCCGAGCGCTACCGCGGCAAGGTCGACAAGGTCGTGGCGATCGAGGCCCGCGGCTTCATCTTCGGCGCGCCGATCGCCCACGCGCTCGGCGTCGGGTTGGTGCCGATGCGCAAGCCGGGCAAGCTGCCGCACGCGGCGATCGGCCACGACTACGATCTCGAGTACGGGACCAACCGCGTCGAGGTCCACGTCGACGGCGTCGCCGCCGGCGAGCGGGTGGTGGTCGTCGACGACCTGCTCGCGACCGGCGGCACCGCCGGCGCGGCGCTGGCGCTGCTCGAGCGGGTCGGCGCCAAGGTCGTCGAGTGCGCGTTCGTGATCGACCTGCTCGATCTGCCCGGCCGGGCCCGCCTCGAGCGGCACTGCCCGGTCTTCTCCCTGTGCGGGTTCACCGAAGATGAAGGTTGA
- a CDS encoding S-methyl-5'-thioadenosine phosphorylase — translation MSPPGAIGIVGGTGLYDLDGLTDQRWVKVDSPFGAPSDELLFGRLGDQPIVFLPRHGRGHRIPPHEINFAANIDALKRAGVTSVISVSAVGSLRANLPPGTFVFVDQFIDRTLRRPKTFFGTGLVAHVSMAHPTCARVRGHLVGVARDLDLPMQDGGTYVVMEGPQFSSLAESQLHIGFGADVIGMTNMPEAKLAREAELCYATVAMVTDFDCWHPDHDHVQVSDVIAVMKTNAHNARRLLQQVIPRLGHGAGPCPHGCDRALEFAILTAPEARDPEVMARLDAVAGRVLRAGGAA, via the coding sequence ATGTCCCCCCCTGGCGCCATTGGCATCGTTGGCGGAACTGGCCTCTACGACCTCGACGGGCTCACCGACCAGCGGTGGGTCAAGGTCGACTCGCCGTTCGGCGCGCCGTCGGACGAGCTCTTGTTCGGCCGGCTGGGCGACCAGCCGATCGTGTTCCTGCCGCGCCACGGCCGGGGCCACCGGATCCCGCCGCACGAGATCAACTTCGCCGCCAACATCGACGCGCTCAAGCGCGCCGGCGTGACCTCGGTGATCTCGGTCAGCGCGGTCGGGTCGCTGCGCGCGAACCTGCCGCCGGGCACGTTCGTGTTCGTCGATCAGTTCATCGATCGCACGCTCCGCCGGCCGAAGACCTTCTTCGGCACCGGCCTGGTCGCGCACGTGTCGATGGCGCACCCCACCTGCGCGCGGGTCCGCGGCCACCTGGTCGGCGTCGCCCGCGACCTCGACCTGCCGATGCAGGACGGCGGCACCTACGTCGTCATGGAGGGGCCGCAGTTCTCGAGCCTCGCCGAGTCGCAGCTGCACATCGGCTTCGGCGCCGACGTGATCGGCATGACCAACATGCCCGAGGCCAAGCTCGCCCGCGAAGCCGAGCTGTGTTACGCCACCGTCGCGATGGTGACCGACTTCGACTGCTGGCACCCCGATCACGATCACGTCCAGGTCAGCGACGTCATCGCCGTCATGAAGACCAACGCGCACAACGCGCGCCGGCTGCTGCAGCAGGTCATCCCGCGGCTCGGCCACGGCGCCGGTCCGTGTCCGCACGGCTGCGACCGCGCGCTCGAGTTCGCGATCCTGACCGCGCCCGAGGCCCGCGACCCCGAGGTCATGGCGCGCCTCGACGCGGTCGCCGGCCGGGTGCTGCGCGCGGGCGGTGCGGCGTGA
- a CDS encoding radical SAM protein, with protein MAATSTDAIPTKQTQKRRGYWRPQVLAYGPHLAQLVITRRCNLTCGYCNEYDEVSPPVPTEVLKQRIDKLASFGTWFLEFSGGETLLHPDLIELVAYGARYKFFERWIITNGYLLSPEIVMQLNDAGLTHLQISVDGVTPNKTTVKTLKPLRKKIEHLQKHAKFTVQINAAIGAGNDEEVLEVMQFAREAGFRPRASVLHDGTGAMALDERGREILDKVAAAVGKRFSESGDYRAKLMATGAADYKCRAGSRYLYVDEFGDVNWCSQTRGVFKKALLDYTWDDLKGQFYTRKTCAPTCTLGCVRTASRLDEWRAQDREFVAPPPAPDVPVDALVRR; from the coding sequence ATGGCGGCGACGAGCACGGACGCGATCCCGACGAAGCAGACCCAGAAGCGACGGGGCTACTGGCGCCCGCAGGTGCTGGCCTACGGGCCCCACCTCGCGCAGCTGGTCATCACCCGGCGCTGCAACCTGACCTGCGGCTACTGCAACGAGTACGACGAGGTCTCGCCGCCGGTGCCGACCGAGGTGCTCAAGCAGCGCATCGACAAGCTCGCCAGCTTCGGGACCTGGTTCCTCGAGTTCAGCGGCGGCGAGACGCTCCTGCACCCCGACCTGATCGAGCTGGTCGCCTACGGCGCGCGCTACAAGTTCTTCGAGCGGTGGATCATCACCAACGGCTACCTGCTCAGCCCCGAGATCGTCATGCAGCTCAACGACGCCGGGCTGACCCACCTGCAGATCAGCGTCGACGGCGTCACGCCCAACAAGACCACCGTCAAGACCCTCAAGCCGCTGCGCAAGAAGATCGAGCACCTGCAGAAGCACGCCAAGTTCACCGTCCAGATCAACGCGGCGATCGGCGCCGGCAACGACGAGGAGGTGCTCGAGGTGATGCAGTTCGCGCGCGAGGCCGGCTTCCGCCCGCGCGCCTCGGTGCTCCACGACGGCACCGGCGCGATGGCGCTCGACGAGCGCGGCCGCGAGATCCTCGACAAGGTCGCGGCGGCGGTGGGCAAGCGGTTCTCCGAGTCGGGCGACTACCGCGCGAAGCTCATGGCGACGGGCGCGGCCGACTACAAGTGCCGGGCCGGCTCGCGCTACCTCTACGTCGACGAGTTCGGCGACGTGAACTGGTGCTCGCAGACCCGCGGCGTCTTCAAGAAGGCGCTGCTCGACTACACCTGGGACGACCTCAAGGGTCAGTTCTACACCCGCAAGACCTGCGCGCCGACCTGCACGCTCGGCTGCGTCCGGACCGCCAGCCGCCTCGACGAGTGGCGGGCCCAGGATCGCGAGTTCGTCGCGCCGCCGCCCGCGCCCGACGTGCCGGTCGACGCCCTGGTCCGGCGGTGA
- a CDS encoding TraB/GumN family protein, which translates to MARAPTSALVRVALAVAVTLASACARPRPCPQVPLPLDAPFLWRAQRDDGPVLWLFGTIHNAGAASVPDAAWTALAAAPRFASELGDAEPDPELIHDLATLPRGKGLDVLLPVDDWWELSELLRGVIKPEALRRARPWYAMSMVTARVAPGPAPTMDVALAERAHALGRPIDALETWQAQLTTVADAVTLTDLSEALHARATMRCDLAAMRASYEAGQADRMARHLNVAGAGALITARNATWLPQLERYLATDGGFVAVGLSHLLGDGGLPALLAARGYTVTRAPATP; encoded by the coding sequence ATGGCGCGCGCCCCGACCTCGGCCCTCGTCCGCGTCGCGCTCGCGGTCGCGGTCACCCTCGCGAGCGCCTGCGCCCGCCCGCGGCCGTGCCCGCAGGTGCCGCTGCCGCTGGACGCCCCGTTCCTGTGGCGCGCGCAGCGCGACGACGGCCCGGTGCTGTGGCTCTTCGGCACGATCCACAACGCCGGCGCCGCGAGCGTCCCCGACGCGGCCTGGACCGCGCTGGCCGCCGCGCCGCGGTTCGCCTCGGAGCTGGGCGACGCCGAGCCCGATCCCGAGCTGATCCACGACCTGGCGACCCTGCCCCGGGGCAAGGGCCTCGACGTGCTGCTGCCGGTCGACGACTGGTGGGAGCTGAGCGAGCTCTTGCGCGGGGTGATCAAGCCCGAGGCGCTGCGGCGCGCGCGGCCGTGGTATGCGATGTCGATGGTGACCGCCCGGGTCGCGCCGGGGCCGGCGCCGACCATGGACGTGGCGCTGGCCGAGCGCGCCCACGCGCTGGGCCGACCGATCGACGCGCTCGAGACCTGGCAGGCGCAGCTCACGACCGTCGCCGACGCCGTCACCCTGACCGATCTGAGCGAGGCGCTGCACGCGCGCGCGACGATGCGCTGCGACCTGGCGGCGATGCGCGCCTCGTACGAGGCCGGCCAGGCCGACCGCATGGCGCGGCACCTGAATGTCGCCGGCGCCGGCGCGCTCATCACCGCGCGCAACGCGACGTGGCTGCCGCAGCTCGAGCGCTACCTGGCCACCGACGGCGGCTTCGTCGCGGTCGGCCTCTCGCACCTCCTCGGCGACGGCGGCCTGCCCGCGCTCCTGGCCGCGCGCGGCTACACCGTCACCCGCGCCCCTGCCACGCCCTGA